The following proteins are co-located in the Microbacterium sp. SORGH_AS_0888 genome:
- a CDS encoding GntR family transcriptional regulator, translated as MLDDGRPIFVQIAESIADGILAGTYAEGTQVPSTNELSAFHRINPATVGKGLGLLVDRDILHKRRGLGMFVSDGARQRLRDERTASFRADFVVPLLTEARSLGLELADIHRIIDQEGERS; from the coding sequence ATGCTCGACGACGGCCGGCCGATCTTCGTGCAGATCGCGGAGAGCATCGCCGACGGCATCCTCGCGGGCACGTATGCGGAAGGCACGCAGGTGCCCTCGACGAACGAGCTCTCGGCGTTCCACCGCATCAATCCGGCCACGGTCGGCAAGGGGCTCGGGCTGCTGGTCGACCGCGACATCCTCCACAAGCGGCGCGGACTCGGGATGTTCGTCAGCGACGGGGCGCGCCAGCGGTTGCGCGACGAGCGCACAGCCTCCTTCCGCGCCGACTTCGTCGTTCCGCTGCTGACAGAGGCGCGCTCCCTCGGACTCGAGCTCGCCGACATCCACCGCATCATCGATCAGGAAGGGGAACGATCATGA
- the rsmD gene encoding 16S rRNA (guanine(966)-N(2))-methyltransferase RsmD produces the protein MTRIISGRAGGIRLDVPARGTRPTSDRVRESMFGALESADAIDGARVLDLYAGSGALGLEALSRGAASADLVERSADAARVAERNAARLASSLGTRARVHRGAVQAFLARATPGEYDLVFTDPPYDLADADMLADLALLRPALSIDALVVVERARRSLEPAWEDAALEPVRERVYGDTIVWWAQPLTASQSE, from the coding sequence GTGACCCGGATCATCTCGGGCCGCGCCGGCGGCATCCGACTCGACGTCCCCGCACGCGGCACCCGTCCCACGAGCGACCGGGTGCGGGAGTCCATGTTCGGGGCACTCGAGTCTGCGGACGCGATCGATGGGGCGCGCGTGCTCGACCTCTACGCCGGCTCGGGCGCGCTCGGCCTCGAGGCGCTGAGCCGCGGGGCTGCGTCCGCGGACCTCGTGGAGCGGTCCGCCGACGCGGCCCGGGTCGCCGAGCGCAACGCCGCACGCCTCGCCTCGTCGCTGGGCACCCGAGCGCGCGTCCATCGCGGCGCCGTGCAGGCCTTCCTCGCACGCGCGACTCCGGGCGAATACGACCTGGTGTTCACCGATCCGCCCTACGATCTTGCGGACGCCGACATGCTCGCCGACCTGGCGCTGCTCCGGCCGGCGCTGAGCATCGATGCGCTCGTGGTCGTGGAGCGCGCCCGGCGCTCTCTCGAGCCGGCGTGGGAGGATGCCGCGCTCGAACCCGTGCGGGAGCGCGTCTACGGAGACACGATCGTGTGGTGGGCTCAGCCCCTCACAGCGTCCCAGTCCGAGTAG
- a CDS encoding ABC transporter ATP-binding protein: protein MTEPAVRLSGVTRRFGTVSGLEDVTLDLHAHAITGLLGRNGAGKTTLMSLIAGQDRPTTGTVEVLGHDPFEHAVTMSAISFVRDNQRYPDDFTLRQVLEVAPHFHPGWSAETADALVAGFRLPRKTAIKKLSRGQLSSVGITLGLASRAPLTIFDEPYLGLDATARTFFYDTLMQDFLDHPRTILVSTHLIDEMEPLLEHVVILDGGRVVRTAPADELRGSAVTVSGPTDAVTAFAAGRRILQRRVVGALSSIVLETADDPALRTDAARAGIQITPATLQDLVAAYGVATENLEGTLS, encoded by the coding sequence ATGACCGAGCCCGCCGTCCGCCTCTCCGGGGTGACCCGCCGCTTCGGCACCGTGTCCGGCCTCGAGGACGTCACCCTCGACCTCCACGCCCACGCCATCACCGGCCTGCTCGGCCGCAACGGCGCCGGCAAGACCACGCTGATGTCGCTCATCGCCGGTCAAGACCGGCCGACGACGGGCACGGTGGAGGTCCTGGGACACGACCCGTTCGAGCATGCCGTGACGATGTCGGCCATCAGCTTCGTGCGTGACAACCAGCGCTATCCCGACGACTTCACCCTCCGGCAGGTGCTCGAGGTCGCGCCGCACTTCCACCCCGGCTGGAGCGCCGAGACCGCGGATGCCCTCGTCGCCGGCTTCCGGCTGCCCCGCAAGACCGCCATCAAGAAGCTCTCCCGCGGCCAGCTCTCGTCGGTCGGCATCACGCTGGGGCTCGCGTCGCGGGCCCCCCTCACGATCTTCGACGAGCCGTACCTCGGACTGGATGCGACCGCGCGAACCTTCTTCTACGACACTCTGATGCAGGACTTCCTGGACCATCCCCGCACGATCCTCGTCTCGACGCACCTGATCGACGAGATGGAGCCGCTGCTCGAGCACGTCGTGATCCTCGACGGCGGTCGGGTCGTGCGCACGGCCCCCGCCGACGAGCTCCGCGGGAGCGCCGTGACGGTCAGCGGTCCGACGGACGCCGTCACCGCCTTCGCGGCGGGCCGTCGCATCCTGCAGCGCCGCGTCGTCGGCGCGCTCAGCTCGATCGTCCTCGAGACCGCGGACGACCCCGCACTCCGGACCGATGCCGCGCGAGCCGGGATCCAGATCACGCCGGCCACGCTGCAAGACCTCGTCGCCGCCTACGGCGTCGCCACCGAGAACCTCGAAGGGACACTGTCATGA